Part of the Elusimicrobiaceae bacterium genome is shown below.
GGCTGCCGTTTTTAACGTGCGAATAAACCGCATAGCGCAACGCGTCGAGCGCGTGGTCGTTGAATTTCACCGGTTCGTCCAGAACCTGCCCGTTCAGATCCTTTTTCCAGCGGTAGCTTTTAATTTCCCGGGCGAGATTGACCGATTCTTTCAGTATGTTCAGCCGGAACCGTTTTAACGCGTCAATCCCCAGGCTGACCGATTTCTCCGCCGGGAACACGTTAAACCCCGCAGCGGCTATTTCCTGTATGCGGTCAGGCTCGGCGGAATCGGCGTAAATGCACTGGTGCCGACAGCCGTGCGGGATAAGGCTTTCAAGCGCGGTTATTATTCCGGCGGTGGTGAGCCGGGTTTCATACAGCGCCTCGCGGATGTGGAGTTCCCGGTCCTTGACGCGCACCTCGGTAACGGCGGAAGGATTGTTGAAGCCGAAATCCACGCCCCACACCGTGTCGTCGGCGGTTTCGGGAAACGCGTCAGTGAACGTGTAGTTGGAAAACACGGTGTTGTCCTCGCGGCCCCATTCGCCGAGCGCGTAAACGCGGTAGGCGTTTTCATCCTGTTCCTTGAGGCTTTCCAGAACGGCGATGTAGTCGCTCTGCACAAAAGGGTTGTCGCGGTAGCTGGAGCGGATAACCTCCACCTCCGGCTGCTGCAGCAGTTTGGCGGGGATCCAGCCGGTCGAGTCGGATGGATTCAGCGTCAGGAACATTCTGTTTTTTTCCCCTCTGCCGGTTTTGCCGGAGAGGCGGGTAAGCAGAATGAGATAATCCTCGTAAGTGAATTCGTTTGCCTCTTCAAGCCACAGATAATTGAATTCCGCGCTTTTGATTTTTTCCGGGTCGTCGAGCGAAAAGAACTGCATACGGTTGCCGTTAAGCTCATAATAATGATCGGTTTTGGCGTGCGCGGCGGGGTTGTAAAGTCCGTACTGGCGCAAAAGATCGAGCACGAGCCGTTCTGCGGTCATTTTCAGCGCCGGTCTGGTTTTGCGCGCGACCCCGATGTTTTTATTGCGCTCGTTGCACGCTTTCATGATAAGCAGCTGCGCCACGCTGTGCGATTTTGACGAGCGCGCTCCGCCGATGTTCACCACGGTTTTTTTTGCGGCGTTAAGGTTGCGTTCGAAAACGGGAGTAATGAAAACGCGCGTTATGCTCATTTTGCTCCGGCGGTTTTGCGGGCGGATTTTGGGGCTTCGTAAACGACAACTGGCGGAGTGGCGTCCTGCGGCTGATCGTATTTCGCGTCGTATTTTTCCGGCATCCGGGCGGGCAGCGTGAAGCTGAACAGCCCGGCGGGCTTTCCCTCAAGCGTCCGGTCAATAAGTTCCAGTTCCAGTTTGGTGTTTACCGCGCGGTCGAA
Proteins encoded:
- a CDS encoding PBSX family phage terminase large subunit, with the protein product MSITRVFITPVFERNLNAAKKTVVNIGGARSSKSHSVAQLLIMKACNERNKNIGVARKTRPALKMTAERLVLDLLRQYGLYNPAAHAKTDHYYELNGNRMQFFSLDDPEKIKSAEFNYLWLEEANEFTYEDYLILLTRLSGKTGRGEKNRMFLTLNPSDSTGWIPAKLLQQPEVEVIRSSYRDNPFVQSDYIAVLESLKEQDENAYRVYALGEWGREDNTVFSNYTFTDAFPETADDTVWGVDFGFNNPSAVTEVRVKDRELHIREALYETRLTTAGIITALESLIPHGCRHQCIYADSAEPDRIQEIAAAGFNVFPAEKSVSLGIDALKRFRLNILKESVNLAREIKSYRWKKDLNGQVLDEPVKFNDHALDALRYAVYSHVKNGSLLPAVTVF